One Paraburkholderia aromaticivorans DNA segment encodes these proteins:
- a CDS encoding class II aldolase/adducin family protein, translated as MGHAEVRELQIPKPIGGRLPPPPVFASLDEERQHRKLKLAAAFRIFARFGLAEGIAGHITVRDPEFHDRFWVNPYAQHFSSIHPDDLVCIDDEANVHHGSGPVNAAAAAIHCGIHGANPDVVAAAHTHTPSGRAFSARARLLAPLNQEACLFYDDHVLFRGEVVVLATEEGRRIAETMGTKRAAVLLNHGLLTVGSSVDAAAYRFIAMERCCQVQLLAEAAGPIEPLSDEDARATRAQLGSDYVAWLNFQGLYQQLLRDSPDLRELASTRTSSV; from the coding sequence ATGGGCCACGCGGAAGTCCGCGAGTTGCAGATTCCCAAACCAATCGGCGGACGCTTGCCGCCGCCGCCGGTATTCGCCAGCCTCGACGAAGAACGGCAACACCGCAAGCTCAAACTCGCTGCGGCATTTCGCATCTTTGCGCGATTCGGGCTGGCCGAAGGCATAGCCGGACATATCACGGTCCGCGATCCGGAGTTTCATGACCGGTTCTGGGTCAATCCGTACGCGCAGCATTTTTCGTCGATCCATCCCGACGATCTCGTTTGCATTGACGACGAGGCCAACGTTCATCATGGGAGCGGGCCCGTCAATGCCGCGGCGGCGGCGATTCACTGCGGCATTCATGGCGCGAATCCCGATGTCGTTGCGGCCGCCCATACACACACGCCTTCTGGCCGCGCATTTTCAGCGCGCGCTCGGCTTCTTGCGCCGCTCAATCAGGAAGCTTGTCTCTTCTACGACGATCACGTGCTATTTCGCGGCGAGGTAGTCGTACTCGCGACCGAAGAGGGCCGCCGGATCGCGGAGACGATGGGTACAAAGCGTGCAGCCGTTCTGCTCAATCATGGGCTGCTGACCGTCGGTTCTTCGGTCGACGCAGCGGCTTATCGTTTCATTGCCATGGAGCGCTGCTGCCAGGTGCAATTGCTGGCCGAGGCGGCAGGTCCGATTGAGCCGCTATCGGATGAGGACGCACGGGCAACGCGCGCGCAACTGGGATCGGACTACGTAGCATGGCTCAACTTTCAGGGGCTCTACCAGCAACTCCTGCGTGACAGCCCCGATCTGCGCGAACTCGCGTCGACACGGACGTCGTCAGTTTGA